Proteins found in one Pseudoxanthomonas sp. SL93 genomic segment:
- a CDS encoding nuclear transport factor 2 family protein translates to MFDGCALFLGAQGSIPFRMEKAKTLMAGDVVVTWQHRWHRRTAWLCLALGMVACGSAPPEERLRQQFSAMQSAVEQKRVGDFMAGVSDEFTGSGGMDRGALHNLLRVSTLGQASVGVTTGPLDVHVQGEDATVKFPVLLTGGSGRLLPQQAQTYQVTTGWRMEDGEWRVHYAHWDAPH, encoded by the coding sequence GTGTTCGACGGGTGCGCGCTTTTCCTGGGCGCTCAGGGGAGCATACCGTTCCGGATGGAAAAGGCGAAGACATTGATGGCAGGGGACGTGGTTGTTACTTGGCAGCACCGGTGGCACAGGCGGACGGCGTGGCTTTGCCTGGCGCTGGGCATGGTGGCGTGCGGCTCGGCCCCGCCGGAAGAGCGCCTGCGCCAGCAGTTTTCGGCCATGCAGTCTGCGGTCGAACAGAAGCGCGTGGGCGATTTCATGGCCGGCGTCAGCGATGAATTCACGGGCAGTGGCGGCATGGATCGTGGTGCGCTGCACAATCTTCTGCGTGTCAGTACGCTCGGCCAGGCCAGCGTGGGGGTCACCACGGGACCGCTGGATGTGCACGTGCAGGGGGAGGATGCGACGGTGAAGTTCCCGGTGTTGTTGACCGGAGGCAGTGGCCGGCTGTTGCCTCAACAGGCGCAGACCTATCAGGTCACGACGGGCTGGCGCATGGAGGATGGCGAGTGGCGGGTCCATTACGCCCATTGGGATGCGCCGCACTGA
- a CDS encoding long-chain fatty acid--CoA ligase translates to MSQDRPWFKSYPQGVPHDVDLEQFRSIVSVLEDSIGKYRDRPAFRNFGKTLTYGEIDTLSRQFAAYLLGELKLKKGDRVAIMMPNCLQYPIAIFGVLRAGLTVVNVNPMYTPRELKHQLVDSGATVLLVVDNFGKTVQEALPGTPVRQVVTTALGDMVGFPKGAIINFVLKYVKKMVPDYDIPGTVRFKDTLTLGQLHTLPDIEIDPGDIAFLQYTGGTTGVAKGAMLTHRNMVANMQQAAAWIGRNVQPDGELIVTALPLYHIFALTANCLVFMKFGALNHLITNPRDMPGFVKELSNIQFTAITGVNTLFNGLLNTPGFDQVDFSRLHLTLGGGMAVQRAVAEKWKKVTGVTLVEAYGLTETSPAACINPMDLQDYNGAIGLPVPSTDACLKDDDGNVVATGEVGELCIKGPQVMKGYWQRPEETANVIDADGWLHTGDMAKMDDNGFFYIVDRKKDMILVSGFNVYPNEVEDVIAGIEGVLEVAAIGVPDEKSGEAVKVFIVKKDPNLTADQIKAFCRDNLTGYKQPRYIEFRTELPKTNVGKILRKELRDPPPASP, encoded by the coding sequence ATGAGTCAGGATCGTCCGTGGTTCAAGAGTTACCCGCAAGGCGTGCCCCATGACGTCGACCTGGAGCAGTTCCGCTCCATCGTTTCCGTTCTGGAAGATTCCATCGGCAAGTATCGCGACCGCCCTGCGTTCCGGAACTTCGGCAAGACCCTGACCTACGGCGAGATCGACACGTTGAGCCGCCAGTTCGCGGCCTACCTGCTGGGCGAGTTGAAGCTGAAGAAGGGCGACCGCGTCGCCATCATGATGCCCAACTGCCTGCAGTATCCGATTGCCATCTTCGGCGTGCTGCGCGCAGGGCTGACGGTGGTCAACGTCAATCCGATGTACACCCCGCGCGAACTCAAGCACCAGCTGGTGGACTCCGGCGCCACCGTGCTGCTGGTGGTGGACAACTTCGGCAAGACGGTGCAGGAAGCGCTGCCGGGCACGCCCGTCAGGCAGGTCGTCACCACCGCGCTGGGCGACATGGTGGGATTCCCCAAGGGCGCGATCATCAACTTCGTGCTGAAGTACGTGAAGAAGATGGTGCCGGACTACGACATCCCCGGCACCGTGCGCTTCAAGGACACGCTGACGCTCGGGCAGCTGCACACGCTGCCGGACATCGAGATCGACCCGGGCGACATCGCCTTCCTGCAGTACACGGGTGGCACGACGGGCGTGGCAAAGGGCGCCATGCTGACCCACCGCAACATGGTGGCCAACATGCAGCAGGCTGCCGCCTGGATCGGCCGCAACGTGCAGCCCGACGGCGAGCTCATCGTCACCGCGCTGCCGCTGTACCATATCTTCGCGTTGACGGCGAACTGCCTGGTCTTCATGAAGTTCGGCGCGCTGAACCACCTGATCACCAATCCGCGCGACATGCCCGGATTCGTCAAGGAGCTCAGCAACATCCAGTTCACCGCCATCACCGGCGTCAACACGCTGTTCAACGGGCTGCTGAACACACCTGGCTTTGACCAGGTCGACTTCTCCCGTCTGCATCTCACCCTGGGTGGCGGCATGGCGGTGCAACGCGCCGTGGCCGAGAAGTGGAAGAAGGTCACCGGCGTCACCCTGGTGGAAGCGTATGGCCTGACCGAGACCTCGCCGGCCGCCTGCATCAACCCGATGGACCTGCAGGACTACAACGGTGCCATTGGCCTGCCCGTCCCCTCGACCGACGCGTGCCTGAAGGACGACGACGGCAACGTGGTGGCAACAGGTGAAGTGGGCGAGCTGTGCATCAAGGGCCCGCAGGTGATGAAGGGCTACTGGCAGCGGCCGGAAGAAACCGCCAACGTCATCGACGCCGACGGTTGGCTGCATACCGGCGACATGGCCAAGATGGACGACAACGGCTTCTTCTACATCGTCGATCGCAAGAAGGACATGATCCTGGTCTCCGGCTTCAACGTGTATCCGAATGAAGTGGAAGACGTGATCGCCGGCATCGAGGGCGTGCTGGAAGTGGCGGCCATCGGCGTACCGGACGAGAAGTCGGGTGAAGCGGTCAAGGTGTTCATCGTGAAGAAGGACCCCAACCTGACCGCCGACCAGATCAAGGCGTTCTGCCGCGACAACCTGACCGGCTACAAGCAGCCCCGGTATATCGAGTTCCGTACCGAGCTGCCCAAGACCAACGTGGGCAAGATATTGCGGAAGGAACTGCGGGATCCCCCTCCCGCTTCCCCCTGA
- a CDS encoding crotonase/enoyl-CoA hydratase family protein — protein sequence MNNVEKLQRTRTFSTIRVESAPDGNSHWMYMHNDAASGSRPCFRSDLLDEMWSFTSSITLRESERQVGRLRHFVLASSANAFNLGGDLDLFSKLIRSNDREHLLAYARRCIDGVYTLHTGLGGDVRTIALLQGDALGGGLEMALACHTIVAEEGVEMGLPEVLFGLFPGMGAYSFLCKRVAPQLAERIILEGNMYTSEQFHQMGIVDVLVPKGQGEAAVQDLIRQQQRAPHSHLAMNAVRGISQRVSYDELMNITEVWVDTALALGDKSLRMMERIVRAQERRASTHAA from the coding sequence ATGAACAACGTCGAAAAACTGCAGCGCACCCGTACCTTCTCCACCATCCGCGTGGAATCCGCGCCCGACGGCAACAGCCACTGGATGTACATGCACAACGATGCCGCCAGCGGCTCGCGTCCATGCTTCCGCAGCGACCTCCTCGACGAGATGTGGAGCTTCACCTCTTCCATCACCCTGCGCGAAAGCGAGCGTCAGGTCGGCCGCCTCCGCCACTTCGTGCTGGCTTCGTCGGCCAACGCCTTCAACCTGGGCGGCGATCTTGACCTGTTCTCCAAGCTGATCCGCAGCAACGACCGCGAGCACCTGCTGGCGTATGCCCGTCGCTGCATCGATGGCGTGTACACGCTGCATACCGGCCTGGGCGGGGACGTCCGCACCATCGCGCTGCTGCAGGGCGATGCACTGGGGGGTGGCCTGGAGATGGCGCTGGCCTGCCACACCATCGTGGCCGAGGAAGGCGTCGAGATGGGGCTGCCGGAAGTGCTGTTCGGCCTGTTCCCGGGCATGGGCGCCTACTCGTTCCTGTGCAAGCGCGTGGCCCCGCAGTTGGCCGAACGCATCATCCTGGAAGGCAACATGTACACCAGCGAGCAGTTCCACCAGATGGGCATCGTGGATGTGCTGGTGCCCAAGGGCCAGGGCGAGGCCGCCGTGCAGGACCTGATCCGCCAGCAGCAGCGCGCACCGCATTCGCACCTGGCGATGAACGCCGTGCGCGGCATCTCGCAGCGCGTCAGCTACGACGAACTGATGAACATCACCGAAGTCTGGGTGGATACCGCACTGGCACTGGGCGACAAGTCGCTGCGCATGATGGAACGCATCGTGCGTGCGCAGGAACGTCGCGCCAGCACCCATGCAGCCTGA